In the genome of Populus trichocarpa isolate Nisqually-1 chromosome 6, P.trichocarpa_v4.1, whole genome shotgun sequence, one region contains:
- the LOC18100225 gene encoding elongation factor 1-alpha, whose amino-acid sequence MGKEKVHINIVVIGHVDSGKSTTTGHLIYKLGGIDKRVIERFEKEAAEMNKRSFKYAWVLDKLKAERERGITIDIALWKFETTRYYCTVIDAPGHRDFIKNMITGTSQADCAVLIIDSTTGGFEAGISKDGQTREHALLAFTLGVKQMICCCNKMDATTPKYSKSRFDEIVKEVSSYLKKVGYNPDKIPFVPISGFEGDNMIERSTNLDWYKGPTLLDALDQISEPKRPTDKPLRLPLQDVYKIGGIGTVPVGRVETGVLKPGMVVTFGPTGLTTEVKSVEMHHEALQEALPGDNVGFNVKNVAVKDLKRGFVASNSKDDPAKEAANFTSQVIIMNHPGQIGNGYAPVLDCHTCHIAVKFAEILTKIDRRSGKELEKEPKFLKNGDAGFVKMIPTKPMVVETFSAYPPLGRFAVRDMRQTVAVGVIKSVEKKDPSGAKVTKSAVKKK is encoded by the exons ATGGGCAAGGAGAAGGTTCACATTAACATTGTGGTTATTGGTCATGTTGACTCTGGCAAGTCAACCACTACTGGTCATTTGATCTACAAGCTTGGAGGTATTGACAAGCGTGTGATTGAGAGGTTTGAGAAGGAAGCTGCTGAGATGAACAAAAGGTCATTCAAGTATGCCTGGGTTTTGGACAAGCTTAAGGCTGAGCGTGAGCGTGGTATCACAATTGACATTGCTCTCTGGAAGTTTGAGACAACTAGGTACTACTGCACTGTCATTGATGCCCCTGGTCATCGTGACTTTATCAAGAATATGATCACTGGTACCTCACAGGCTGACTGTGCTGTCCTAATTATTGATTCCACCACTGGTGGTTTTGAAGCTGGTATCTCCAAGGATGGCCAGACCCGTGAACATGCCTTGCTTGCCTTCACCCTTGGTGTGAAGCAGATGATTTGCTGTTGCAACAag ATGGATGCCACCACCCCCAAGTACTCCAAGTCTCGGTTCGATGAAATCGTGAAGGAAGTTTCTTCCTACCTGAAGAAGGTTGGTTACAACCCTGACAAGATCCCATTTGTCCCTATATCTGGTTTTGAGGGTGATAACATGATCGAGAGGTCCACCAACCTTGACTGGTACAAGGGCCCCACCCTCCTTGATGCTCTTGACCAGATCAGTGAGCCCAAGAGACCCACAGACAAGCCTCTCCGTCTTCCACTTCAGGATGTCTACAAGATTGGTGGTATTGGAACTGTACCTGTGGGACGTGTTGAGACTGGTGTCCTGAAGCCTGGTATGGTCGTGACCTTCGGCCCCACTGGACTGACCACTGAAGTTAAATCTGTTGAGATGCACCATGAAGCTCTTCAGGAGGCCCTTCCAGGTGACAATGTTGGTTTCAATGTTAAGAATGTTGCTGTCAAGGATCTCAAACGTGGTTTTGTTGCTTCCAACTCTAAGGATGATCCTGCCAAGGAGGCTGCCAACTTCACCTCTCAGGTCATCATCATGAACCACCCTGGTCAAATTGGGAATGGATATGCCCCTGTCCTTGACTGTCACACCTGCCACATTGCTGTCAAGTTTGCTGAGATTTTGACCAAGATTGACAGGCGATCTGGCAAAGAGCTCGAGAAGGAGCCCAAGTTCTTGAAGAATGGTGATGCTGGGTTTGTGAAGATGATTCCCACCAAGCCTATGGTTGTTGAGACCTTTTCTGCCTATCCTCCTCTTGGTCGTTTTGCAGTGAGGGACATGCGTCAGACCGTGGCGGTTGGTGTCATTAAGAGTGTTGAGAAGAAGGATCCATCTGGTGCCAAGGTCACCAAGTCTGCAGTAAAGAAAAAGTGA
- the LOC18100222 gene encoding uncharacterized protein LOC18100222, translating into MWNLLLTAAIAGSTGFIAKHVFTNHHSPSEKYEQEENLQDSPAFDSPLVTKECHGYESNCDQEGIFRFSSSASGSRGKNKKKSCLKEKSGVSCRRLKFATENVKRSGGLKGTSGRKSCACLKKKRTESSLFGRGLGVGIMYMMSAGKAEISKLSTAMDETSKTIHELRTELYKRKSTQLATSSENISTEQMQLVVNRISMVDRDPNDMKLCGLTMADDVECPSSVLTEEPEPAVLEMDQLEAEFESELQKLPWSSTETSGHEITRLNLGKAEVSSEGFCELEGADDVSYQRDGVLPSELDNKLCHLLIEQQENQITGLESELHLAQSQLHEKEAELQALKDCVRRLTEFSLSTISDDEVEVQPELGCNTEWDKNSQVGSESRKSVVGMKRPIDTA; encoded by the exons ATGTGGAATCTTCTATTAACCGCAGCCATAGCAGGATCCACTGGTTTTATAGCCAAACACGTCTTTACTAATCATCATTCACCATCTGAAAAATACGAGCAAGAGGAAAACCTCCAAGACTCTCCTGCTTTTGACTCTCCGCTGGTGACAAAAGAATGTCACGGGTACGAGAGTAATTGTGATCAGGAAGGAATTTTTAGGTTTTCGAGTTCTGCTTCTGGTTCCAgaggaaagaataaaaaaaaatcgtgtTTGAAGGAGAAATCAGGGGTTTCGTGTCGTAGATTGAAGTTTGCGACTGAAAATGTGAAGAGATCTGGTGGTTTGAAAGGGACTAGTGGAAGGAAGTCGTGTGCTtgcttgaagaagaaaagaactg AAAGCTCTTTGTTTGGTCGGGGACTTGGTGTTGGAATCATGTACATGATGTCTGCTGGGAAAGCTGAGATCAGTAAGCTGAGCACTGCCATGGATGAGACGTCAAAAACTATTCATGAATTAAGAACTGAACTCTATAAAAGAAAATCTACCCAGCTTGCTACAAGCTCAGAAAATATTAGTACTGAGCAAATGCAACTAGTGGTTAATAGAATAAGCATGGTGGATAGAGACCCCAATGATATGAAATTGTGTGGGCTTACTATGGCTGATGATGTTGAATGCCCGAGCAGTGTTCTTACGGAAGAGCCAGAGCCAGCGGTGCTTGAAATGGATCAACTGGAAGCAGAGTTTGAGTCTGAACTGCAAAAACTTCCCTGGTCCAGCACTGAAACTTCTGGCCATGAAATAACAAGGCTAAATCTTGGCAAG GCTGAGGTTTCATCTGAAGGATTTTGTGAACTGGAGGGGGCGGATGATGTTTCTTACCAACGCGACGGGGTATTGCCATCTGAATTGGATAACAAACTTTGCCATTTGCTTATTGAACAACAAGAAAACCAAATCACGGGGCTGGAATCCGAATTACATTTGGCACAATCCCAACTCCATGAGAAGGAAGCTGAACTTCAAGCATTGAAGGACTGTGTAAGACGCCTGACTGAATTCTCTCTGTCAACTATATCAG ATGATGAAGTTGAGGTACAACCTGAGCTAGGATGCAACACTGAATGGGATAAAAATAGCCAGGTGGGATCCGAGTCAAGAAAATCAGTGGTTGGGATGAAAAGACCCATTGACACCGCGTAG
- the LOC18100224 gene encoding importin subunit alpha-9 translates to MNVILRNVYVELPNGSGVERHVSEHYLSSVFSPYQEKGVMQKLVGALRELRCLLSKSEFPLVDAALKAGAIALLVQCLSFGSPDEQLLEAAWSLTNIAAGKSEETKALLPTLPLLIAYLGGL, encoded by the exons ATGAATGTTATCCTAAGGAATGTATATGTAGAACTTCCTAACGGTTCTGGCGTTGAGAGACATGTATCTGAGCACTATCTGTCTTCTGTTTTCAGCCCATATCA GGAAAAAGGTGTCATGCAGAAGCTAGTTGGTGCCCTTCGGGAGCTGAGGTGTTTGCTGTCTAAATCAGAATTCCCTCTTGTTGATGCTGCTCTTAAAGCTGGAGCAATTGCCTTGCTTGTGCAATGTCTCTCATTTGGCTCTCCAGATGAACAG TTACTTGAGGCAGCATGGAGCCTTACAAACATCGCAGCAGGAAAATcagaagaaacaaaagcatTACTGCCTACATTACCGCTGCTTATTGCATATCTTGGAGGTTTGTGA
- the LOC18100221 gene encoding uncharacterized protein LOC18100221: MKLSAKPISSPGRTEKYYPPPLMRFLRTNVGSRSRGRSRSSPMFVRKKNIAIETQEPSSPKVTCMGQVRVRRSKQANTQPGKPKKRRCKWIRKTLLCHHHFNRRRLKLKSFRPSWPKWVHFFRVGIERKNKIVEDCSSSKVEPKIGVRSEDFEQEREEEEMEPKVYVSTENTPPRNALLLTRCRSAPYRSSSLAGRFWGSPSESEETGQKQRCTPQENGENGSPTSKRESVSQEPDQESSLDPETEVKISHFKESEGSITSIRERNANSANIEESKTEKVSTVRPLVLTRCKSEPARTGEKLDVEMVFWKKRR; encoded by the exons atGAAGCTGTCTGCCAAACCCATATCGAGTCCGGGTCGGACAGAGAAGTACTACCCACCACCATTGATGAGGTTCTTGAGAACCAATGTTGGTAGCAGAAGTAGAGGAAGGTCACGTTCAAGCCCGATGTTTGTTAGAAAGAAGAATATAGCTATTGAAACTCAAGAACCTTCCTCTCCAAAAGTCACCTGCATGGGTCAAGTCCGGGTCAGGAGGTCCAAACAAGCCAATACTCAACCTGGAAAACCCAAAAAACGCCGGTGCAAATGGATCCGGAAAACCCTACTTTGTCACCACCATTTCAATAGGAGAAGACTCAAACTCAAGTCTTTTAGACCTTCTTGGCCCAAATGGGTACATTTCTTTCGTGTTGGtattgagagaaaaaacaaaattgttgagGACTGTAGTTCCTCGAAGGTTGAACCAAAGATTGGTGTCAGAAGTGAAGATTTTGAGCAAGaaagggaggaagaagaaatggaACCCAAAGTTTATGTCTCAACAGAAAACACACCACCAAGGAATGCTTTGTTGTTGACTAGATGCAGATCTGCACCGTACAGATCTTCTTCTTTAGCTGGTAGATTTTGGGGGTCACCTTCGGAGAGCGAAGAAACAGGCCAGAAACAGCGTTGTACACCGCAAGAAAACGGAGAAAATGGAAGTCCCACATCGAAAAGAGAGTCTGTTTCTCAAGAGCCCGATCAAGAATCAAGTTTGGATCCAGAAACTGAAGTAAAGATTAGTCATTTCAAAGAATCTGAAGGCTCAATTACTTCAATCAGGGAGAGAAATGCAAATTCTGCAAATATTGAAGAGTCAAAAACAGAGAAGGTTTCCACTGTACGGCCTTTGGTACTTACAAGGTGTAAATCCGAACCAGCAAGAACTGGAGAGAAGCTTGATGTAGAGATGGTTTTCTGGAAGAAGAGAAG GTAA
- the LOC18100223 gene encoding lipid phosphate phosphatase gamma, with the protein MPNPPLKAVTLTHVRYHKGDRLGHFLAWVSLVPVFISLGGFFTHFVFRRELHCMFFALGLIISQFINEIIKSSVQQARPETCALLEMCDSHGWPSSHSQYMFFFAVYFTLLTVEGIGLSQVKNKWAVNFCPWSLAVLTMFSRVYLGYHTVAQVFAGAALGIFLGACWFWVVNNVIYEYFPVIEESKFGRMFYVKDTSHIKNVLKFEYDNARAARKNMADKAN; encoded by the coding sequence ATGCCCAATCCGCCACTTAAAGCTGTGACTCTCACCCACGTACGCTACCATAAAGGTGACCGATTAGGCCATTTCTTAGCCTGGGTTTCACTAGTTCCTGTCTTCATAAGCCTAGGCGGTTTCTTCACTCACTTCGTATTCCGTCGTGAACTCCATTGCATGTTCTTCGCTTTAGGCCTTATTATTTCCCAATTCATCAACGAAATCATCAAATCGTCTGTCCAACAAGCCCGACCTGAAACCTGTGCACTTCTTGAGATGTGTGATTCTCATGGCTGGCCTTCTAGTCATTCTCAGTACATGTTCTTTTTCGctgtttattttactttattgaCAGTTGAAGGAATTGGGTTGTCTCAGGTTAAGAATAAATGGGCTGTTAATTTTTGTCCATGGTCATTAGCTGTTTTGACCATGTTTTCGAGAGTTTATTTAGGGTATCATACGGTTGCCCAGGTTTTTGCTGGGGCTGCTTTAGGGATTTTTCTTGGGGCGTGCTGGTTTTGGGTTGTGAATAAtgtaatttatgaatattttccGGTGATTGAGGAGAGTAAGTTTGGAAGGATGTTTTATGTGAAGGATACTTCGCATATTAAGAATGTTTTGAAGTTTGAGTATGATAATGCAAGAGCTGCTAGAAAGAATATGGCTGACAAGGCTAATTGA